A genomic segment from Brevundimonas mediterranea encodes:
- a CDS encoding outer membrane protein assembly factor BamE gives MSRFVPLFVAVSLAGLSAACAPMIGSNGFQAIDAKPQDIVAGTDTKETVLARLGSPSTTSTFEPDQVWYYISQTTEKYTYNRPVVASRTITEVTFEPNGDKVAAVRTLGLADGEQIAMNRTETPTRGRALTVLEQLLGNVGRGQLPRTEDDTPGQRRPD, from the coding sequence ATGTCTCGTTTCGTCCCGCTTTTCGTCGCCGTTTCCCTGGCCGGCCTGTCCGCCGCCTGCGCGCCCATGATCGGCTCCAACGGCTTCCAGGCCATCGACGCCAAGCCCCAGGACATCGTCGCGGGGACCGACACCAAGGAAACCGTCCTGGCCCGCCTCGGTTCGCCGTCGACCACCTCGACCTTCGAACCGGATCAGGTCTGGTACTACATCAGCCAGACGACCGAGAAATACACCTACAACCGCCCGGTCGTCGCCAGCCGCACCATCACCGAAGTCACCTTCGAGCCGAACGGCGACAAGGTCGCCGCCGTCCGCACCCTGGGCCTGGCCGACGGCGAGCAGATCGCGATGAACCGGACCGAGACCCCGACCCGCGGCCGCGCCCTGACCGTGCTCGAACAGTTGCTGGGCAACGTCGGTCGCGGCCAGTTGCCGCGCACCGAGGACGACACCCCCGGCCAACGCCGCCCGGACTAG
- a CDS encoding sodium-translocating pyrophosphatase, whose product MTNSLTLVFAAGVLAVLYGAAQTAVLMRASTGNDKMREIAAAIQEGASAYLKRQYMTIGMVGVVILIAAYLLIGVYAAVGFVIGAVLSGAAGYAGMLISVRANVRTAQAASESLSKGLNLAFRSGAITGMFVAGGALIGVSGYFIVLTHHLGLGSTSREVIDGLVALGFGASLISIFARLGGGIFTKGADVGGDMVGKVEAGIPEDDPRNAATIADNVGDNVGDCAGMAADLFETYAVTTVATMVLAAIFFRDQPYVGALMVLPLAICAVCIVTSIIGSFFVRLGKSQNIMGALYQGLIVTGVLSIGAVWWVINQMVTGPIVTGSGLTIQPMALFWSGMVGLAVTAAIVVVTEYYTGSKFRPVQSVANASVSGHGTNVIQGLAVSLEATALPALTIIVGIVASFQLAGLFGIAIATTTMLGVAGMIVALDAFGPVTDNAGGIAEMAGLPSEVRRSTDALDAVGNTTKAVTKGYAIGSAGLGALVLFAAYTSDLQYFSANPADYPFFADMGAIAFDLTNPYVVVGLLFGGLLPFLFGGMSMMAVGRAAEAVVAEVRRQFCENPGIMTYQVKPEYGRAVDILTKAAIREMIVPSLLPVLSPIVLFAAVLAISDKANAFASLGAMLMGVIVTGLFVAISMTSGGGAWDNAKKVIEEGFTDKNGVVHGKGSEAHKAAVTGDTVGDPYKDTSGPAVNPMIKITNIVALLLLAVLASGNIG is encoded by the coding sequence ATGACGAACTCACTTACGCTGGTCTTCGCGGCAGGCGTTCTGGCGGTGCTGTACGGCGCCGCCCAGACCGCCGTGCTGATGAGGGCGAGCACCGGCAATGACAAGATGCGAGAGATCGCGGCCGCCATTCAGGAAGGCGCCTCGGCCTATCTGAAGCGGCAATATATGACGATCGGCATGGTCGGGGTCGTGATCCTGATCGCCGCCTATCTGCTGATCGGCGTCTATGCGGCGGTCGGCTTCGTGATCGGGGCCGTCCTGTCGGGCGCCGCCGGTTACGCCGGCATGCTGATTTCGGTGCGGGCCAATGTGCGCACGGCGCAGGCGGCGTCCGAGAGCCTGTCCAAGGGACTGAACCTGGCGTTCCGCTCGGGCGCCATCACCGGTATGTTCGTGGCGGGCGGCGCCCTGATCGGGGTGTCCGGCTACTTTATCGTGCTGACCCATCACCTGGGCCTGGGCTCGACCAGCCGCGAGGTGATCGACGGTCTGGTGGCCCTGGGCTTCGGCGCCTCGCTGATCTCGATCTTCGCCCGTCTGGGCGGCGGCATCTTCACCAAGGGCGCCGACGTGGGCGGCGACATGGTGGGCAAGGTCGAGGCCGGCATCCCCGAGGACGATCCCCGAAACGCCGCGACCATCGCCGACAATGTGGGCGACAATGTCGGCGACTGCGCCGGCATGGCGGCCGACCTGTTCGAGACCTATGCGGTGACGACGGTGGCGACCATGGTGCTGGCGGCCATCTTCTTCCGCGATCAGCCCTATGTGGGCGCCCTGATGGTGCTGCCGCTGGCGATCTGCGCAGTCTGTATCGTCACCTCGATCATCGGCAGCTTCTTCGTGCGGCTGGGCAAGAGCCAGAACATCATGGGCGCCCTGTATCAGGGGCTGATCGTGACCGGCGTCCTGTCCATCGGCGCGGTCTGGTGGGTGATCAACCAGATGGTGACGGGGCCGATCGTGACCGGAAGCGGCCTGACGATCCAGCCGATGGCCCTGTTCTGGTCCGGCATGGTCGGGCTGGCGGTGACGGCGGCCATCGTGGTGGTGACGGAATACTACACGGGGTCGAAATTCCGGCCGGTGCAGTCGGTGGCCAACGCCTCGGTCTCGGGTCACGGGACCAATGTGATCCAGGGGCTGGCGGTCTCGCTGGAGGCCACGGCGCTTCCGGCCCTGACGATCATCGTCGGCATCGTGGCCAGCTTCCAGCTGGCGGGTCTGTTCGGCATCGCCATCGCCACCACCACCATGCTGGGCGTGGCGGGGATGATCGTGGCGCTGGACGCCTTCGGGCCGGTGACGGACAACGCCGGGGGGATCGCCGAGATGGCGGGCCTGCCCAGCGAGGTGCGGCGGTCGACCGATGCGCTCGACGCGGTGGGCAACACCACCAAGGCCGTGACCAAGGGCTACGCCATCGGTTCAGCCGGCCTGGGGGCCCTGGTGCTGTTCGCAGCCTATACGTCGGACCTGCAGTATTTCTCGGCCAATCCGGCGGACTATCCCTTCTTCGCCGACATGGGGGCGATCGCCTTCGACCTGACCAACCCCTATGTCGTCGTGGGTCTGCTGTTCGGGGGGCTGCTGCCCTTCCTGTTCGGCGGCATGTCGATGATGGCGGTCGGGCGCGCGGCCGAGGCCGTGGTGGCCGAGGTGCGGCGTCAGTTCTGCGAGAACCCCGGCATCATGACCTATCAGGTCAAGCCGGAGTACGGCCGGGCGGTGGACATCCTGACCAAGGCGGCGATTCGCGAGATGATCGTGCCGTCGCTGTTGCCGGTGCTGTCGCCCATCGTCCTGTTCGCCGCGGTGCTGGCGATTTCGGACAAGGCCAACGCCTTCGCCTCGCTGGGCGCCATGCTGATGGGGGTGATCGTCACCGGCCTGTTCGTCGCCATCTCGATGACCTCGGGCGGCGGCGCCTGGGACAACGCCAAGAAGGTGATCGAGGAAGGCTTCACCGACAAGAACGGCGTGGTCCACGGCAAGGGCTCCGAAGCCCACAAGGCGGCCGTGACCGGCGATACGGTAGGGGATCCTTACAAGGACACCAGCGGCCCGGCGGTGAATCCGATGATCAAGATCACCAATATCGTCGCCCTGCTGCTGCTGGCGGTGCTGGCGAGCGGAAATATCGGCTAA
- a CDS encoding ubiquinol-cytochrome C chaperone family protein — MLKYLFKPRPGVRIGDALYALAVEQARHLGFYTRLGVADRIDARFELYTLHVLLLVLRLRDENTEAGRDAAQALFDAYVSALDHALREEGVGDVSVGKKMRKLGEALYGRMNAYETPLRDDDATALAEALARNVYAETGAERANDLARYALAARAGLAAQEFNDVLAKPAWTDV, encoded by the coding sequence ATGCTGAAATACCTGTTCAAACCCCGGCCCGGCGTCCGCATCGGCGACGCCCTGTACGCCCTGGCGGTGGAACAGGCGCGCCATCTCGGCTTCTACACGCGTCTGGGCGTGGCCGACCGGATCGACGCCCGCTTCGAGCTTTATACGCTGCACGTGCTGCTGCTGGTGCTGAGGTTGCGCGACGAGAACACCGAGGCCGGGCGGGACGCGGCCCAGGCCCTGTTTGACGCCTATGTCTCGGCCCTGGACCATGCGCTGCGCGAAGAAGGCGTCGGCGACGTCTCGGTCGGCAAGAAGATGCGCAAGCTGGGCGAGGCCCTGTACGGGCGGATGAACGCCTATGAGACGCCGCTGCGCGACGACGACGCGACGGCGCTGGCCGAGGCCCTGGCGCGCAATGTCTATGCAGAGACCGGGGCGGAACGGGCGAATGATCTGGCGCGCTACGCCCTGGCGGCGCGGGCCGGCCTGGCCGCGCAGGAATTCAATGATGTGCTGGCGAAGCCGGCCTGGACGGATGTTTGA
- a CDS encoding YceD family protein produces MSVSLPYSETVRINQIGAGLSRRLEPDADTRKRIARALDLQGLEDFTIDVEVKPTPSTSEWTLKGRVSAHAVQTCGLTLEPLPVDVDRRFSIQLAERAPTETDEIEVTLDEEDADLIEDGKIDLGQYAVEQLALSLDPFPRKPGAEFVQPEEPAEISPFAALKALKPQDGQG; encoded by the coding sequence ATGAGCGTGAGCCTTCCCTACAGCGAGACGGTGCGGATCAACCAGATCGGCGCCGGACTGAGCCGGCGGCTGGAGCCGGACGCAGACACGCGCAAGCGAATCGCTCGCGCCCTGGACCTTCAAGGTCTGGAAGATTTCACGATCGACGTGGAGGTGAAGCCGACCCCGTCGACCAGCGAATGGACGCTGAAGGGCCGGGTCAGCGCCCATGCGGTTCAGACCTGCGGCCTGACGCTGGAGCCGCTGCCCGTCGATGTGGATCGCCGCTTCTCTATCCAGCTGGCCGAACGTGCGCCCACGGAGACCGACGAGATCGAGGTCACGCTGGACGAGGAGGACGCCGATCTGATCGAGGACGGCAAGATCGACCTGGGCCAGTACGCCGTCGAGCAACTGGCCCTGTCGTTGGATCCGTTCCCGCGCAAGCCAGGCGCGGAGTTCGTGCAACCGGAAGAACCGGCCGAAATCTCGCCCTTCGCCGCCCTGAAGGCGCTGAAGCCGCAGGACGGCCAAGGCTGA